CAGCTTCTACGAATCGTTGTAGTCTTTCAACTGTTCCGTGATTTTTACCAGCAGGATTGTTATAAGTATCTTGCCAATTATTATAATTTATCTTCTTTGCATCCTTCATAAAGAATTTCTCTGTTTCTTTGAAATCCCCTTTCTTCCAACATTTGATAATAGCCTTTGTTATCTCCACAGGATCATTCTTTACACTACTACCACAACTGCCCATGATAAAACATAGACACAAACTCAAAATTGTTAAATAACTAGTTTTCATACCTTTTTAATATTAAAATTGCGAATTGTATAATGGATATTATTTCTCGATTTAAAGCTCTCCCGTATAATTGTCACTTTTTTCTTTTCTATCATAGACAATATTTTTGCCATTAGGGCTGTTATGAATAATTTTAAAACGTTCTTTTGAATATTCT
The DNA window shown above is from Bacteroides faecium and carries:
- a CDS encoding DUF4878 domain-containing protein → MKTSYLTILSLCLCFIMGSCGSSVKNDPVEITKAIIKCWKKGDFKETEKFFMKDAKKINYNNWQDTYNNPAGKNHGTVERLQRFVEAEYTLAEQSIEGDRAIIEYSLKTSSFKSPFKFFLKKVDGKWYLETHY